A region of the Streptococcus suis genome:
CTAATTCCAAACGATGTTCCCGTCGCAAGACCAATTCGGCCTCCATGTAGTCCATCCTATCCAGAAGACCAGCCTGATAAACGCGATTGAGCTCTATCTGCATCATCTCGATGTCATAGAGACGATTGCCCATATAGATGATAATACCAAAGCGTTTTAGCAACTGTTGCACATCGTATAGTCGTTTC
Encoded here:
- a CDS encoding DUF910 domain-containing protein; translation: MKRLYDVQQLLKRFGIIIYMGNRLYDIEMMQIELNRVYQAGLLDRMDYMEAELVLRREHRLELEYQKSRENE